A genomic region of Christiangramia sp. OXR-203 contains the following coding sequences:
- a CDS encoding carboxypeptidase-like regulatory domain-containing protein, with product MLVFIFSKSFSQTVITGEITDKDKQRLSGATITISQDSTANIVAYGISDNHGKFQIDVKADSEFFFIKVAHLGFKNWNSKLQNKTQHLTVRLTESSEELKEVHIESNIIEIRGDTLSYSVSAFKDQKDRVIADVLKKMPGIEIRSSGQIYYQGEPIQKYYIEGLDLLEGRYNLANNNLSADDVSQVQILENHQPIKLLDSLEFSERASLNIKLKKNVTLTGSAEFGSGLSPILWKANITPMVFTKKQQAIFSYQSNNTGNDVSREIRDFSFEDIGRQEFNINKRDWLSIRKIAAPSFSQERWLDNNVHLGSANYLIRLKKDIDLKVNVSYLNDSQQQMGNTQTLFFTQNDTISISERVNNNFYIENLQSKFILEKNTDDNYLKNTLEINGFWDSQFGDIRTQDDHISQSLNNPFSAFRNKLKLLKPFGKQLMTFASNTGYTESSQTLNVDPGQFKELLNEEQPYTETNQILKSSTFFTENSAGFTKGLKDITIAPEIGFAIQSEKLDSQLILIDYNETDTLKGNYRNDLNFFSSNIYLTNKFTYKKNSWNIRLQTPFNYRIFNIEDIVLDKEQNLNRFTFEPDLYIKKEFSAFWEASVSANLKNNFGDVTNLYYGFILTDYRNLQRYNTLITENFQQNYSWRISYRNPINSIFASSSYKFSQTKNNLLYSNRINQNGATIFEALVKENYSNSHNLSLRGSKYFSKLNTTLSLSSTFSSIEREQLLNERFADIQNQNLNFNAKLESEITDWLSTTYNADLGYLYTIIESRETAPIRTQSHSVDYFFYLSEQQYLSANSEYYYNSISNRNRNNYFLNLNYQYTFKKPAFDLRASWNNVLNTNEFVRVSNSEFSYIQSTYRLRPSQLLVSLKFSF from the coding sequence TTGTTGGTATTTATCTTCAGTAAAAGTTTTTCGCAAACAGTTATTACCGGCGAAATTACTGATAAGGACAAGCAACGTTTGAGCGGGGCAACCATTACTATAAGCCAAGATTCAACTGCAAATATAGTTGCTTATGGAATTTCAGATAATCATGGTAAATTTCAAATAGATGTAAAGGCTGATTCAGAATTCTTTTTTATTAAGGTTGCACACTTGGGTTTCAAAAATTGGAATAGCAAACTTCAAAATAAAACTCAACATCTTACAGTGCGCCTTACAGAATCATCAGAAGAATTGAAGGAGGTGCATATAGAATCGAATATAATCGAAATAAGAGGAGACACCCTTAGTTATTCCGTTTCAGCTTTTAAAGATCAAAAAGACCGCGTGATAGCCGATGTGCTAAAAAAAATGCCTGGAATAGAAATACGCAGTTCCGGTCAGATCTACTACCAAGGCGAACCTATCCAAAAATATTATATAGAAGGCCTCGATCTATTGGAAGGACGGTATAACCTCGCCAACAATAACCTCTCGGCAGATGATGTATCGCAGGTTCAAATACTGGAAAACCACCAACCCATAAAGCTATTGGACAGTCTGGAATTTTCCGAAAGGGCTTCTTTAAATATAAAACTTAAAAAAAACGTGACCTTAACCGGCAGTGCTGAATTTGGCAGCGGTCTTTCACCCATTCTTTGGAAAGCAAATATTACCCCGATGGTTTTTACCAAAAAACAACAAGCAATTTTTTCTTACCAGAGCAACAACACGGGCAACGATGTATCTCGCGAGATCAGGGACTTTTCCTTTGAAGATATTGGAAGACAGGAATTTAATATCAACAAAAGGGATTGGCTTTCAATCCGTAAAATTGCAGCACCATCTTTTTCCCAGGAACGCTGGCTGGACAATAATGTACATTTAGGATCAGCTAATTATTTGATTCGGCTTAAAAAAGATATTGACCTAAAGGTAAATGTTTCCTATTTGAACGATAGCCAACAACAAATGGGAAATACTCAAACCCTTTTCTTTACACAGAATGATACCATTTCTATTTCCGAAAGAGTTAATAATAATTTTTATATCGAAAATTTACAGTCCAAATTCATTTTGGAAAAGAACACAGATGATAATTACCTGAAAAACACTTTGGAAATAAATGGCTTTTGGGATTCACAGTTTGGTGATATTCGTACCCAAGATGACCATATTTCGCAATCACTCAACAACCCATTCTCGGCATTTAGAAATAAATTAAAACTTCTTAAACCATTCGGAAAACAATTAATGACCTTTGCATCTAATACAGGCTATACAGAATCCTCACAAACTTTAAATGTAGATCCTGGTCAATTCAAAGAATTATTGAATGAAGAGCAACCTTATACAGAAACAAATCAGATTTTAAAATCTTCCACCTTTTTTACCGAAAACTCCGCAGGCTTTACCAAAGGATTAAAAGATATTACTATTGCACCTGAGATTGGTTTCGCAATACAAAGTGAAAAATTGGATAGTCAATTAATTCTAATTGACTATAATGAAACTGATACCCTCAAAGGAAATTATCGTAATGATCTCAATTTCTTTTCTTCAAATATTTATTTAACAAACAAGTTTACCTATAAGAAAAATAGCTGGAATATACGCCTTCAAACACCTTTCAATTATCGCATTTTTAATATTGAAGATATTGTTTTAGATAAAGAGCAAAACTTAAACCGCTTCACTTTTGAACCTGATTTATATATTAAAAAAGAGTTTTCAGCATTTTGGGAAGCTAGCGTATCCGCAAATCTTAAGAATAATTTTGGCGATGTTACTAATTTATACTACGGATTTATCCTGACCGACTACCGGAATTTACAGCGGTACAATACACTAATAACAGAGAATTTTCAACAAAATTATAGCTGGCGAATTTCCTACCGTAATCCTATTAATTCCATTTTTGCCAGTAGTTCTTATAAATTTTCGCAAACAAAAAACAACCTTTTATATAGCAACCGTATAAATCAAAATGGAGCGACCATTTTTGAAGCGTTGGTAAAGGAAAATTATTCCAATTCACATAATTTAAGTCTTAGGGGCAGTAAATATTTTAGCAAACTCAATACTACTTTAAGTTTAAGCTCTACCTTTTCAAGCATTGAACGGGAACAATTGTTAAATGAGCGTTTTGCAGACATACAAAATCAAAATTTGAATTTTAATGCGAAATTGGAATCTGAAATTACAGATTGGTTAAGCACTACTTATAATGCTGATTTAGGTTATTTATACACTATTATAGAAAGTAGAGAGACTGCACCAATAAGAACTCAATCACATTCCGTAGATTACTTCTTTTATTTAAGTGAGCAGCAATATTTAAGTGCAAATTCTGAATATTATTACAATAGTATTTCAAACAGAAATCGTAATAACTATTTCCTGAATTTAAATTATCAATACACCTTCAAAAAACCGGCTTTTGATTTAAGAGCCAGTTGGAATAATGTTTTAAATACCAATGAATTTGTGAGAGTTTCTAATTCGGAGTTCTCATATATTCAGAGTACCTATAGACTTAGGCCTTCGCAACTTCTGGTAAGTTTAAAATTTTCTTTTTAA
- a CDS encoding Crp/Fnr family transcriptional regulator has protein sequence MNKDGLRKLLSLFKLEKVKRGTQLLKAGTEEKKLRFLNKGVIREYYATSDKEVNINFYTEPQFITDLTSFNADSKTKKYQEALRDVELLAIDKSSFRKLLNEYDCGKSFIDLSFQRLLRNKELFEYNRITKSPEVLYNELFIYRPNWLDKIPQYHIASYLNITPETLSRIRKRIS, from the coding sequence TTGAATAAAGATGGATTACGCAAATTACTTTCGTTATTTAAATTAGAAAAAGTAAAAAGAGGAACGCAACTTCTTAAAGCTGGAACAGAAGAAAAAAAATTGCGATTTTTGAATAAAGGTGTCATAAGAGAATATTATGCAACCTCAGATAAAGAGGTTAACATTAACTTCTATACAGAGCCTCAGTTTATTACCGATTTAACTTCTTTTAATGCCGATTCTAAAACGAAAAAATATCAAGAGGCTTTACGTGATGTTGAGCTTCTTGCAATCGACAAAAGTTCCTTTAGAAAATTACTGAATGAGTACGACTGTGGAAAATCCTTCATAGATTTATCATTTCAACGATTGCTAAGAAACAAAGAACTTTTTGAATATAATAGAATAACCAAAAGTCCAGAGGTACTGTACAATGAACTTTTCATTTACAGACCAAATTGGCTTGATAAAATTCCACAGTATCATATTGCTTCGTACTTAAATATTACACCTGAAACTTTAAGCCGAATCCGTAAGCGTATTTCTTGA
- a CDS encoding MBL fold metallo-hydrolase translates to MKIRHLRNATMVIEAKEQFILVDPMLGEKGTAGPPFTLFRFKPKRNPILDLPNNAMDIVNKTTHCIITHLHPDHLDKKAEKFLISNNIPITCSIKDEQILRKRGLNVVETVDYWKESDFLGGTIEGIPARHGYGFVAKPMGNVMGFFIQLPNEKTIYLSADTIYTENVDKVLKQFKPDINVVACGTAQLDIFKPLLMTMDDIITFTKNSSGIVIANHLEAVNHCPTTRTQLANEFKRHGLLAKARIPNDGETIEIE, encoded by the coding sequence ATGAAAATACGTCACTTGCGAAATGCCACAATGGTCATAGAGGCTAAAGAACAATTTATTTTAGTTGATCCAATGCTAGGAGAAAAGGGAACTGCCGGACCGCCTTTTACACTTTTCAGATTTAAACCTAAAAGAAACCCAATTCTTGATTTACCAAACAATGCGATGGATATAGTGAATAAAACAACACATTGTATCATTACACATTTACATCCAGACCATTTAGACAAAAAGGCAGAAAAATTCTTAATATCAAATAACATCCCCATTACCTGTAGTATTAAGGATGAACAGATATTAAGAAAACGAGGTCTGAATGTAGTAGAAACTGTTGATTATTGGAAAGAATCTGATTTTTTAGGAGGAACTATTGAGGGTATCCCAGCAAGACACGGTTACGGTTTTGTTGCAAAACCAATGGGTAACGTTATGGGTTTCTTTATTCAATTACCGAATGAGAAAACTATTTATTTAAGTGCCGACACCATTTACACAGAAAATGTTGATAAAGTTTTAAAACAATTTAAGCCCGATATCAACGTAGTCGCCTGTGGAACTGCTCAACTCGATATTTTTAAACCATTGCTAATGACAATGGATGATATTATTACATTCACCAAAAACTCATCTGGTATTGTAATTGCAAATCATTTGGAAGCTGTTAATCATTGTCCGACTACAAGAACGCAATTAGCAAATGAGTTTAAAAGACATGGCCTATTGGCAAAAGCAAGAATTCCGAATGATGGAGAAACAATAGAAATTGAATAA
- a CDS encoding endonuclease/exonuclease/phosphatase family protein: MQLLITSILLVIPTLILLRKQVLAVLILGINILWNLYFIIPYYIETTIPVTDSQFKISSINLLSSNSNKQLTSKFIKNESPDIMILMELTPNWLAYLEPVIAAYKYKEIVPRNDNFGIALLSKYKMTSSVDYFSLNDKPSIIGNISILQQEFTIVATHPVPPIGQQSFLNRNKQLSNIASNIPGYSKNLIIAGDFNTSSFSPHFDSLLKQNLKDSRIGFGLLPTWPADYKLLQTTLDHFVVSKHLQISKRATGPDIGSDHLPITMSIGLEAN; this comes from the coding sequence ATGCAACTTCTTATCACTTCGATCTTATTAGTGATTCCTACCTTAATACTGCTGAGAAAACAGGTACTAGCAGTTCTAATATTAGGCATTAACATCCTATGGAATCTTTATTTTATCATCCCGTATTACATCGAAACAACAATTCCTGTAACTGACAGTCAATTCAAGATCTCAAGTATCAACTTACTTTCTAGTAATTCGAATAAACAATTAACATCAAAATTCATCAAGAACGAAAGTCCGGATATAATGATATTAATGGAGCTTACTCCAAATTGGTTAGCTTATCTTGAGCCAGTAATAGCAGCCTATAAGTACAAAGAGATTGTTCCCCGGAATGATAATTTTGGCATCGCTTTATTAAGCAAGTATAAAATGACAAGTTCCGTGGACTATTTCAGTCTAAACGATAAACCTTCCATTATTGGAAATATAAGTATTCTACAACAGGAATTTACGATCGTGGCGACTCATCCAGTTCCCCCTATCGGCCAGCAATCATTCTTGAACCGAAACAAGCAATTGTCCAATATAGCCAGTAATATTCCCGGATATTCTAAAAATCTAATTATAGCCGGTGACTTCAATACTTCATCCTTCTCGCCTCATTTTGATAGCTTGCTGAAGCAGAATTTGAAAGATAGCAGGATTGGTTTTGGTCTTCTTCCAACCTGGCCTGCCGATTATAAGCTATTACAGACAACCTTAGATCATTTCGTAGTATCCAAACATCTACAGATTTCTAAGAGAGCAACAGGACCAGATATTGGATCAGATCACCTTCCAATCACCATGAGCATTGGTTTAGAAGCCAATTAA
- a CDS encoding carboxypeptidase-like regulatory domain-containing protein: MVKFLFRSRFLNIICVLLLMIGGTVHSQNKISGTVLSAEDSTAIIGASIYFDGTSIGVSSNQDGDFDISFMDNNSALIITSLGYETLVLDASEILKSPLDSKYYLPIKREELETVYLETDPWSRSRKLQHFRKEFLGRNYAMYDCKIVNEDAIKLRYSPSEKTLIATANEPLIIHNKYLGYAIRYQLADFELGFQMNGGLLLPYSTYFAGSAYFQPLQKKTGRKALRNRDRSYYGSSLHFMRSLYKQKLEENNFAIFHKRFQVPTYKFFKISEEGNNRKIELLADELSILYDKTDQSAIVSKSAFTIDQFGNPSPPEAVLLKGIMSEKRISELLPLDYKMN; encoded by the coding sequence ATGGTCAAATTTCTCTTTCGAAGTAGATTCTTAAATATTATTTGTGTTCTATTGCTAATGATCGGCGGAACGGTCCATTCCCAGAATAAGATCTCTGGAACCGTTCTTAGTGCAGAAGATTCAACCGCGATCATTGGTGCTTCCATATACTTTGATGGAACCAGTATTGGGGTTTCTTCAAACCAGGATGGAGATTTTGACATCTCTTTCATGGATAATAATTCCGCACTTATAATTACTTCTCTAGGTTACGAAACTCTTGTATTAGATGCTTCAGAAATATTGAAAAGTCCTCTAGATTCAAAATATTACTTACCCATTAAACGTGAGGAACTGGAGACAGTTTACCTTGAAACAGACCCATGGAGCAGATCCCGAAAACTTCAGCATTTCAGAAAAGAATTCCTGGGAAGGAACTACGCAATGTATGACTGTAAGATCGTAAACGAGGACGCGATTAAGCTTAGATATTCCCCATCAGAAAAAACATTGATCGCTACCGCAAATGAGCCTCTAATCATACATAATAAATATTTGGGTTACGCAATTAGATACCAGCTTGCCGACTTTGAACTAGGATTCCAAATGAACGGCGGTCTACTACTACCCTATTCTACCTATTTCGCCGGTTCAGCCTACTTTCAGCCATTACAGAAGAAAACCGGTAGAAAGGCATTGAGAAACAGAGATCGTAGTTACTATGGCTCGTCATTGCATTTTATGCGATCACTTTACAAACAAAAACTGGAAGAAAACAACTTCGCGATCTTTCATAAACGTTTCCAGGTGCCTACCTATAAATTTTTCAAAATTAGCGAGGAAGGAAATAATAGGAAGATCGAGTTACTGGCAGATGAATTGAGCATTCTCTATGATAAGACAGATCAATCTGCGATTGTTTCCAAAAGTGCATTTACTATAGATCAATTTGGAAATCCCTCACCACCAGAAGCCGTCCTTTTAAAAGGGATAATGTCTGAAAAACGAATTTCAGAACTTCTTCCTCTGGACTATAAAATGAACTAG
- a CDS encoding DUF6624 domain-containing protein produces the protein MIKIIVSLAMLLASSIATSQNQPQSIQTQLDSIWKTDQEIRFKLIKLQQEGKMNSDEMKDLVQQMNKQDSINLDQVENVLKNGWPDDLSMQGNQTIFLVIQHTDLQTQKEYLPVIEKAVQENKTFPANLALLKDRIALREGKKQIYGSQIFIDSNTGKKYVQPIQNPEEVDKLRAEVSLPSMETYLQQSFQMDWNLVEYYKNLPEIEKLLEERKATK, from the coding sequence ATGATCAAGATTATTGTAAGCCTCGCTATGCTATTAGCAAGTAGTATTGCCACATCACAAAATCAACCACAAAGCATTCAGACTCAACTGGACTCGATCTGGAAGACCGATCAGGAAATTAGATTTAAACTCATAAAACTTCAGCAGGAAGGAAAGATGAATTCAGATGAAATGAAAGATCTGGTTCAGCAAATGAATAAACAGGATTCAATTAACCTCGATCAGGTAGAAAACGTACTTAAGAACGGATGGCCGGATGACCTCAGCATGCAAGGGAATCAAACCATTTTCCTGGTTATTCAGCACACCGACCTGCAAACTCAAAAAGAATATCTTCCAGTAATTGAAAAAGCTGTTCAGGAAAACAAAACATTCCCAGCGAACCTCGCTCTTTTAAAAGATCGAATTGCTCTACGTGAAGGAAAGAAACAAATTTATGGCAGTCAGATTTTTATCGATTCTAATACCGGTAAGAAATATGTGCAGCCTATTCAAAATCCTGAAGAAGTTGATAAACTACGTGCTGAAGTTAGTTTACCATCCATGGAAACTTATTTGCAACAATCATTTCAAATGGACTGGAACCTTGTAGAGTATTATAAGAATCTGCCAGAGATCGAGAAACTGCTGGAAGAAAGAAAGGCGACAAAATAA
- a CDS encoding serine hydrolase domain-containing protein: MPATKSKIVIRTILLAGTVISLYFVPWILIWAWILPLPDTVQEQLNEGIEHGFDGTIVYIQQGDRPAELYAAGWHDRDRMIRAYPEAYFKIASIGKLYDAVAITKLVAEDLISLDKSILYYFPEFAGRIEHAENITVRMLVQHRSGIPNFTDVPDFWMNPPENKEQTLKLFLDKPASFSPGTDYAYSNSNYFLLGLLMEKVTNNSKEQVIQQEILESLKLENTFFSLNDIDQDKLMSGYYVGVEEDIKSTNYQSMIATAQDVGVFIKALNTGNLLTKEEEEIYSTIYVYDHTGLIPGYQSIAEYHENIDMVVIQFVNTANFEGYTWSISEIVYNRIIKILEKRD; this comes from the coding sequence ATGCCTGCTACAAAAAGTAAGATTGTTATTCGAACCATACTTCTGGCTGGAACTGTAATATCGCTATATTTCGTTCCATGGATACTCATCTGGGCATGGATACTACCATTGCCGGACACGGTGCAGGAACAATTAAACGAAGGTATCGAGCATGGTTTTGATGGCACTATAGTATATATTCAGCAGGGAGATCGCCCAGCAGAATTATATGCAGCAGGATGGCATGACCGGGACCGGATGATAAGAGCTTATCCCGAAGCTTATTTTAAAATTGCGAGTATTGGTAAACTGTATGATGCGGTCGCAATTACCAAACTGGTAGCTGAAGATCTTATATCTCTGGATAAAAGTATCCTCTACTATTTTCCTGAGTTTGCTGGAAGAATCGAGCATGCTGAGAATATCACCGTTCGAATGCTGGTCCAGCATCGTAGTGGAATCCCAAATTTTACAGATGTACCTGATTTCTGGATGAATCCCCCGGAAAATAAAGAACAAACACTGAAACTGTTCCTTGACAAACCAGCCAGTTTCTCACCGGGAACAGATTATGCCTATTCAAATTCTAATTATTTCCTTTTAGGTTTGCTAATGGAGAAGGTGACCAATAACTCCAAAGAACAGGTGATACAGCAAGAAATCCTAGAGTCCTTAAAGCTTGAAAATACTTTCTTCAGCCTAAATGATATAGATCAGGATAAATTAATGAGCGGTTATTATGTTGGAGTCGAAGAAGATATCAAGTCTACTAATTACCAGTCAATGATCGCTACTGCACAAGATGTGGGAGTCTTTATCAAAGCTTTAAATACTGGTAATTTACTTACCAAAGAAGAGGAAGAAATCTATTCTACCATCTATGTTTACGATCATACCGGACTGATTCCAGGTTACCAGAGTATTGCAGAATATCATGAAAATATCGATATGGTTGTGATACAGTTCGTTAATACCGCAAATTTTGAAGGTTACACCTGGAGTATTTCTGAAATTGTTTATAACCGAATTATTAAAATCTTAGAGAAGCGGGACTAA
- the nudK gene encoding GDP-mannose pyrophosphatase NudK, protein MKQERVDNLEIEILSDNWYTLKKVNFDFRKNDGNWERQSREAYDRGNGAAILLYNLEKETVILTKQFRMPTFLNGNTSGMMIEVCAGLLEKDNAEDCIRKETQEETGYEISNVEKIFEAYMSPGSVTEIVHFFIAEYHEDMKIGEGGGVAEEQEDIEVLELKFSEALIMMKDGKIKDGKTIMLLQHLQLKLILADS, encoded by the coding sequence ATGAAACAAGAAAGAGTTGATAATTTAGAAATTGAAATTTTATCTGATAACTGGTACACGCTTAAAAAAGTAAACTTTGACTTCAGAAAAAATGACGGTAACTGGGAGCGGCAAAGTAGAGAGGCTTATGATCGTGGGAATGGAGCGGCAATTCTGCTGTACAATTTAGAAAAGGAAACTGTAATTCTTACGAAGCAATTCCGGATGCCTACTTTTTTAAACGGTAACACTTCAGGGATGATGATCGAAGTCTGTGCGGGATTACTGGAAAAGGATAATGCTGAAGATTGTATCCGAAAAGAAACGCAGGAGGAAACCGGCTATGAGATCTCCAATGTCGAAAAGATTTTTGAAGCTTATATGTCTCCTGGTTCGGTGACCGAGATCGTACATTTCTTTATAGCCGAATATCACGAAGACATGAAAATAGGCGAGGGTGGAGGTGTAGCTGAAGAACAGGAAGATATTGAAGTTCTGGAACTTAAGTTTTCTGAAGCACTAATAATGATGAAAGATGGTAAAATAAAAGATGGTAAAACGATCATGCTATTACAGCATTTACAATTGAAATTAATACTGGCAGATTCATAA
- a CDS encoding flavodoxin family protein has protein sequence MSKPDFSNLRCIYINCTLKRSPEESHTSKLIELSAEIMRRENVDVEEIRFIDHDVATGVYPDMTDHGWDKDEWPAIYDKIMAADIFVLGTPIWLGEKSSMAQKLIERLYAMSGVQNDKGQYVFYGKVGGTLITGNEDGIKHCAMGILYSLQHVGFSIPPQADAGWIGEVGPGPSYGDTEWKDEKLDPPAGFGSNFTNKNTTFMTYNLMHLASSLKKQGGYPAYGNSAEGWGNGKRWNFENPEYR, from the coding sequence ATGAGTAAACCAGACTTCAGTAATTTGCGCTGTATCTATATTAATTGTACACTGAAAAGATCCCCGGAGGAGAGCCATACTTCAAAATTAATAGAACTTTCCGCAGAGATCATGCGGCGGGAAAACGTAGATGTGGAAGAAATAAGGTTTATCGATCATGACGTAGCAACTGGTGTTTATCCCGATATGACCGATCATGGATGGGATAAGGACGAATGGCCGGCTATTTATGATAAGATCATGGCTGCAGATATCTTCGTTCTTGGAACACCTATCTGGCTTGGCGAGAAATCTTCCATGGCCCAGAAACTTATCGAAAGATTATATGCCATGAGTGGTGTTCAAAACGATAAAGGCCAGTACGTATTCTACGGTAAGGTTGGAGGTACGCTTATCACCGGGAATGAGGATGGGATTAAACATTGTGCTATGGGAATTCTTTATTCACTGCAACACGTTGGTTTTAGCATTCCCCCACAGGCAGATGCAGGCTGGATTGGTGAAGTTGGACCTGGCCCTAGTTACGGTGATACCGAATGGAAGGACGAAAAGCTTGATCCTCCTGCTGGTTTTGGAAGCAATTTTACCAATAAGAATACTACTTTCATGACCTATAACCTAATGCATTTAGCCTCCAGTCTTAAAAAACAGGGCGGTTATCCAGCTTATGGAAATTCAGCGGAAGGCTGGGGAAATGGGAAGCGCTGGAATTTTGAAAATCCGGAATACAGGTAA
- a CDS encoding ATP-binding cassette domain-containing protein, with translation MSKLQLDSVQKTYDSQKILNDVYLQCSTGEVVGLLGRNGSGKSTLLKIMFGSLTADSRFLRIDENVYPSSKTINDIKYLPQDSFLIKSINVKSTIKLFLSRQYSRIVLELPLVKPLLAERVGHLSLGQRRTLEVLLLLYSESRFLLMDEPFNGLSPTSREIISQLIQERKEHKGIIITDHDYRNVISLSDRIMLMDNGNLREVDDLDRLTQYGYLT, from the coding sequence TTGAGTAAACTTCAACTGGATAGTGTACAAAAGACTTATGATAGTCAAAAGATCCTGAACGATGTTTACCTACAGTGTTCAACTGGGGAAGTAGTTGGTTTGCTGGGAAGAAATGGAAGTGGGAAATCGACGCTACTTAAGATCATGTTTGGATCATTGACGGCAGACAGTCGGTTTCTAAGAATAGACGAAAATGTTTACCCGAGCTCAAAAACGATTAATGATATTAAGTATTTACCGCAGGATAGTTTTTTAATTAAAAGTATTAATGTTAAGAGTACTATTAAACTGTTTCTTAGTCGGCAGTATAGCAGAATTGTTCTGGAATTACCTTTAGTAAAACCTTTACTGGCAGAACGAGTAGGCCATTTAAGTTTAGGACAAAGAAGAACCCTGGAAGTTCTGCTATTGCTTTATTCTGAATCCAGATTTCTATTAATGGATGAACCTTTTAACGGACTCAGTCCTACCAGCAGAGAAATAATTTCGCAGCTTATCCAGGAAAGAAAAGAACATAAAGGCATTATTATCACAGATCATGATTACCGCAACGTAATTTCTCTATCAGATCGAATAATGCTAATGGACAATGGTAATCTTCGTGAAGTCGATGATCTGGATCGCTTGACTCAGTACGGTTATCTCACTTAA
- a CDS encoding class I SAM-dependent methyltransferase — protein sequence MKNHYNLLLLILLALSMTACGQTNRNSKSEETYTFQKGDPNGIGKWYMGREIAHVMGYQGINWLERSDREKEENTSQLLMNMNIQPDDTIADIGAGSGYHTFKMAKLTSEGFVYAVDIQPEMLQAISTKQSEQQVNNIQTIQGSEKSINLDENSVSKILLVDVYHEFNFPKEMIESMHKSLTSDGKIYLIEYKAEDESIPIKEIHKMSEKQAVKEFKASGFKLEQNIENLPWQHCLIFVKE from the coding sequence ATGAAAAATCATTACAATTTGTTGCTACTAATACTGCTTGCGTTAAGTATGACCGCATGCGGACAAACAAATAGGAATAGTAAAAGCGAAGAAACCTATACTTTCCAAAAAGGCGACCCAAACGGAATCGGAAAATGGTATATGGGTAGAGAGATCGCGCACGTCATGGGGTACCAGGGAATAAACTGGCTGGAAAGATCTGATCGCGAAAAAGAGGAAAATACGAGTCAGTTGTTAATGAACATGAATATTCAGCCGGATGATACGATCGCTGATATAGGTGCCGGCAGTGGTTATCATACTTTTAAAATGGCCAAATTGACTTCGGAAGGTTTTGTTTATGCGGTCGATATACAACCGGAGATGCTTCAGGCGATTTCAACAAAGCAGTCAGAACAACAGGTGAATAATATTCAAACCATTCAGGGTTCAGAAAAAAGTATAAATCTAGATGAGAATTCAGTATCAAAGATATTGCTAGTGGATGTCTATCATGAATTTAATTTTCCGAAGGAAATGATCGAATCCATGCACAAATCTCTGACTTCTGATGGTAAAATTTATTTGATCGAATATAAAGCAGAAGATGAAAGTATTCCGATCAAAGAAATTCATAAAATGAGTGAAAAACAGGCAGTGAAAGAATTTAAAGCTTCCGGTTTTAAACTAGAGCAGAATATTGAGAATTTACCCTGGCAGCATTGCCTGATCTTTGTAAAAGAATGA